Proteins encoded in a region of the Plodia interpunctella isolate USDA-ARS_2022_Savannah chromosome 27, ilPloInte3.2, whole genome shotgun sequence genome:
- the LOC128681560 gene encoding luciferin 4-monooxygenase-like, with product MLKNPLYVYGPKNVYIPSDLNFAAFFLDTLWEHRNNVALINGASYEDYTYLSMAQQSMNVAISLSRLGVKKGEVVAICSENRMEYWAAFLGTVCAGVTATMVNPNYTGNELKHVLSITKPKYMFCSQTFYNGKEKTLKSLPYLKKIILFGDKTNKNVLYYDDLAISVDGNEKDIGFNGNKLSRNVRYEEFRAVDVEGQNDVALILYSSGTTGLPKGVMLTHVNLLSACLMPASIDPKLNGLTISPWFHTMGLIGTALGLCKGRTLVYLPKFEINLYLKCIEKYQIQQITVVPPVLVAACKSQEPYDLSSVKLVYSGAAPLQEETIKIVKDKFPNVVAVLQGYGMTEMTLAVIKSTYDQTVPMKSASIGSVVAGAIVKVVDIETGKPLGPNQSGELCFKSTQVMKGYVGKSNREFFDDEGFYRSGDIGYYDEDRQFYIVDRLKELIKYKGFQVAPAEIESLLLQHPSVRDAGVVGLPDPTAGELPLAFVVKQPGCDVSELEIQAFVAEKLSNPKHLRGGVRFVSEIPKNPSGKVLRKALKAMMKNTKSKL from the exons ATGTTGAAAAATCCACTTTACGTGTACGGGCcgaaaaatgtttacataccGAGCGATTTGAATTTTGCCGCTTTTTTCCTGGACACATTGTGGGAACATAGAAATAATGTGGCGTTG ATAAATGGAGCTTCGTACGAAGACTACACATACTTATCTATGGCACAGCAGAGTATGAATGTggctatctctctctctcgtctaGGAGTGAAAAAAGGGGAGGTAGTGGCTATATGCTCAGAAAACAGGATGGAATATTGGGCAGCGTTTCTTGGTACCGTATGCGCTGGTGTTACAGCAACTATGGTGAACCCTAATTACACTGGAA ATGAGCTAAAGCACGTCCTGAGTATAACAAAACcaaaatacatgttttgttCACAAACTTTCTACAACGGCaaagaaaaaacattgaaatctTTACCATACctgaaaaaaatcatattattcGGCGATAAAACGAATAAAAACGTACTTTATTACGACGATTTAGCTATATCTGTCGATGGCAATGAAAAAGATATAGGTTTTAATGGTAATAAACTAAGTAGGAATGTGCGTTATGAAGAGTTTCGTGCAGTTGATGTGGAAGGGCAAAACGATGTGGCGTTAATACTATATTCTTCTGGTACCACGGGACTACCCAAAGGAGTGATGCTAACTCACGTAAATTTACTGTCAGCTTGTCTAAT GCCAGCATCCATAGATCCCAAACTCAATGGTCTGACGATATCGCCCTGGTTCCACACCATGGGTCTGATCGGGACCGCCTTGGGGCTCTGCAAGGGCAGGACACTGGTGTACCTGCCGAAGTTTGAGATCAATTTGTATCTCAAGTGCATTGAGAAGTATCAG ATCCAGCAAATAACCGTGGTGCCCCCTGTGCTGGTGGCCGCTTGCAAGTCCCAGGAGCCCTACGACCTGAGCTCTGTCAAACTGGTCTACTCCGGAGCCGCGCCGCTGCAGGAGGAGACCATCAAGATTGTCAAGGACAA GTTCCCTAACGTGGTAGCCGTATTGCAGGGGTACGGAATGACGGAGATGACGTTAGCTGTCATCAAAAGCACGTACGACCAGACTGTGCCGATGAAATCTGCCAGCATTGGGTCTGTGGTGGCCGGGGCTATTGTCAAG GTGGTTGACATAGAGACCGGTAAACCTCTAGGCCCTAACCAGAGCGGGGAACTATGCTTCAAGAGCACCCAGGTGATGAAGGGTTACGTCGGGAAGAGCAACCGGGAGTTCTTCGATGATGAGGGGTTCTACAGGTCTGGAGATATCGGCTACTACGACGAAGACAGACAGTTTTATATCGTGGACAGGCTGAAGGAGCTCATCAAATATAAGGGCTTCCAg GTGGCCCCAGCAGAAATAGAGTCCCTTCTCCTCCAGCACCCTTCAGTCCGAGACGCTGGGGTCGTGGGTCTACCCGACCCCACTGCTGGGGAGCTGCCACTGGCGTTTGTTGTGAAGCAACCGGGCTGCGACGTCTCTGAGCTGGAGATCCAGGCTTTCGTGGCTGagaag TTGTCCAACCCTAAGCACCTTCGAGGGGGCGTGAGGTTCGTGTCTGAGATCCCAAAGAATCCTTCTGGGAAGGTGCTGAGGAAGGCTTTGAAGGCCATGATGAAGAACACGAAATCCAAATTGTGA